From the genome of Thermotoga sp. Mc24:
ACAATTCTTTCTGATAAAGGGGCTTCTGTGAATATGAAACTGTACACATACATAACACCCACGAGGACACCCATGGATATGAGTCCAAACCTTGGGAAAGACCCATTCATGAAAAAGATCAAAACCGATACGACGGCGATCCAGTAGAAAAGCAGTCCGAGTATCCCGTTGTGGTTGAAAAGTAGTTCTCGTTTTTCTCGATTTTTTAGATTGTTGACAATGTTCAAAATCATTGCGAACGTGATGGTGGCTATTCCAATATATATGGAAAAAGCGAGGAAGTAGTTTATGTTTTCCATGGGCCTTTTCCAGATAGAAGGAATGATCTCGTAGCCGAATACGCTCCCGTAAAGCATCCCGAATATAGAAGAAGATACTCCTGCCGATCCAATTACATAGAGAAGATCGTTTTTTAATCTCCAGTACAATCCAAAGCCGAACAGCGCCAGAACCAGACCGTGCCCAACATCACCGAACATCATTCCAAAGAACGCCAGAAACATTATGGCAACAAAAGGGGTGGGATCTATTTCGTCACTGGAAGGTATGCCGAACATTCGTGTTATGGACTCGAAATGTTTGAAAAATCCTCTGTTTTTCAAGAGTGTTGGGGGTTTCGTATTCGGTTGGCACGACAGGAGAACCATCCGGGGATTGGATTCCAGGAATCGTTTCATTTCTTCCAGGTTCTGATGGGTTGTCCAGCCCGAGATCACGAGGAAATTCTCCGTTGATTTCGTTTTTTGGAGGAGATCGTGGATATTTTTCAAGATGTAGATGTACTCAAAATAATTTTTCACAAGCCGTCTGTTCTTGTAGAACTCCCTTCTTATGGTTGAATTCAGTATCTCTATTTCTGAATCCAGCACCTTCAGTTCATCTTCGAGCTGTAAGGAGATTTCAGAAGGAGTACCGGAGTAGCTCTCGGAGAGAGAGTACTCCACGAAACCGGCTGTCGTTAACGTGCTCTCCAAGTCCAATTCCTTTCGATGGATAACGAAAAGCCATGTTTTTTCCTCCTCGACTGCTACTTCCAGTATCAACACATCTTCATCTTTGACGCTCTCTTTCAATCTTTCCACGTAATCGTTACCTATGTTTCCAAAGTGGTATCGGAAGAATTCAGATTCTCTTAAATCTTTCAGATTCACATCTATCATCCGAAGTCTTTCAACTATCTCGAGATCTTTCGTTTTCTTTTCTCTTTCCTGCTTCAAATCGTTCATTTTTCTGTGTAGAGTTTCAACAACGGGAAGTACTTTTTCTATGAACGCATTCACATCTTTCAGTGAGATATTCATTTTCGAAATGTCCACATTCTGGGGTTCCGGTGATGGTGTTTCACCAATCATCTCGTAGAGGTTCATGAACTTGCTGTAAATATCATCGTAAAAGGTATGGTCTGGGGTTCTAAGAAGATTCAGGGTCTCCTCTTCGAAGATAGACTCCAGCGGAATCATTTCCACACTCTCCGTATCGAGGATTCTTTTCAGCAATCTTTCGGATTCATCAACAGGTGCTATGATGCTGAACGCACTGAGTTTCTCTTGCATACAGATCACTCCTCAAAAGTCACAAGGTATCCTTTGGCTTCTTCAAAACTCAGGCTGTATCTCTTTGTTTCTATGATGGTCACGAGATCTTTGTATTCGTACTCACGAATATAGACGTAACCACCTGCAACATCGCACCCGTTTTGCAAATTGTTTGATAGCCTCCTCGCTTTATCGAGAAGTATTCGATCACATATTCTTTCCAGAACGAACGGCAGATCGTCTTCCTTTACATCCTTGAAGAACTTTCCATACGGAGTTTGAGAAAGTTTTTTGAGAAATTCTTCTGTAGAGGACACGTTGGAAAGCTCCACGAAAAGCTGTCTTTCGAGTAAACCCCTGAGTGGAATGAGTAAATTCAGAACTTCGGAAGGTTGAAGCTTGAACAAAAGGCGCGCTCTGTATATCCATTCTATGTTCGTCATGTCTATCTGTAAGTAAAACAGATCTCTGATTCCCTCTGTACAGAAAGAAGATCCACTTAGCTTCCTCTTCATCGTTAGGAAGTACCACAGATCCAAAGCGTTCAACAGATAGTAAACCTTTCCAGAGGTCTGGTAGTTCCTGTAAGCGTTCTCCAGTGGCACGCGATACTCCGTTTTTTCGAGTACTTTCCAGAGTTCTTCCATGTTTTTTGCTGAGAGAAGCGAGGATTCATCGACACTTTATATGATAGAGAGGATAGAGTTTTGACTCACTGAGGTTCTCGAAGTATCCGGAATGGACTATTCGAATGATGAATTTTACGTTTTCGATCTCAAATCTTTTTTCGAACATGAAAAAGATTTTCCTTATATCGTACGGAAGGTAGAAGTAGATTCTGTACAGATCATGGACAATGGCTCCCCTTAACAGGATTTCCAGATCCCTTCTGTGGATCTTCGATACGTCTACATCTTTCAAGAACCTCTGATAATGTGTGTGCTGTTTCAAATAATCTGCTATCTCTATCACGCTGTTCGTTTTCATGAGGTTCTTGAAGTCCTCTTTGGTGAGCATCTTCGACTTCATAGCCTTCACTTTTGCGGAAAGCCCCATGAGCTTCATTTCATCACTCCTCTGACAGGAGCATATCTACTATTTCACTAACGAGTTCATCAAGATGTGATTCCAGATCCTCCATTCGTTTCCTCAGCTCCGATTGCTCCCTTTTGGCTTTGGATTCGATTCTACTCATCTCCAGTTTCACGTTTTCGATCAGTTCCCTGTAGTGTTCGTCTATCAATTTTTTCCGCTGTTCCTTGAATTCTCTGAGCTTTTCGATCTCTTTTTTATATTCATTTTCCATCTCTTCTTCTATTTTCTTGACCTCTTCTTTGAAATGTTTCTCTCTATCCACAAGGTTCTTCACTATCGTTGCAAGATCGATCTCCATCAGCTTCTCCCCCTTCCGTAATTTCCAAAGAACCTCCAGAGTTTCACCGCAAACCTGACGAGTCTTCTCCTCATCAGAAATTTTCCCACCTCTCGCTCTTTACCCGACAGAACAATGGCGCTCAACGCGAACAATCCCGTTCCAAGCAGAACGATCCAGTAGTTCTGGATCACGAAGGAATAGGTGTAGATCCACAGAGTATGCACCGTTCGATCGATCATGTTGAAACCAGGAGTCGGAAGCTTTATTACATCGTATTTTACTCCAGTTGGGGACACATGAACCCTTATAAAATGGTAAAAGTAGTGCTCTGGGTCGGTACCAAAAAGCTCTGCTCCTGCTCCACCCGTGATGATGTACGACACACCGTTCCATTCTCCCCTGAAGTAACCGTGAATGTGACCGGCAAAAACCATTGTGACGTTGTATTCCTTCAGAATATTCAAGAGCGTTTGGGCATTTTCCAAATCCTTCATGGAGTGGCCAGGTTGTTTTTCCTTACGTGGGTCGTACACCGGTACGTGCATAAAAACGAACCGGTATCTGTAAGACTGGGATTTCTCCAGTTCTTTTTTCAACCATTCTAATTGATACGCGTCCACATATTTCTCGTTCGCGTTGTTGAGGACTATGAAATATGAGTTTCCCGTATGGAAGGAGTAGTAGAGAGGTCCGAAAATCTTCAAATAGTTTCCGGGATCGTCAGCGAGGTCGTGATTACCCGGGACGGGAAGAACTGGTATTTTGAATCTTCTGAGCTGTTCCAGGTACAACTCCCATTTGAACAGAGATCCATCGAAGACCATATCTCCCGTGTTTACAGCGAATGCTGCGTTTTGTTCTCTGTTCACTGCGTCTATGAGCTTGGAAAAGGTGGAGATGGAATTTTTGTTGTCACCAAAGACAATGAAAGTGAAATCGTCTTTTAAATTTTCTTTTTCAACACTGCTGATGTTTTGATACACCAGATCTTTCTCCGGTACAACGAACAGGTAAGTATCCAGAACTTTCAAAACGGACAGTCCGATCATGGTAATTACTATTCCTATCAAAAAGGAGCGCGTCGTTCCACCTCCTTATGAGAGGATTATACCCCCTTCGGGGTAACTTTAATGGCTTCTTAAATAGAACACGTGATACAATTTAAAAAAACGCAAGGAGGTGCGTTCATGAGGCTTGAAGGGAAGGTGTGTTTGATCACAGGGGCTGCAAGCGGGATAGGGAAAGCCACCACGCTTCTTTTCGCACAGGAAGGAGCTACGGCGATCGCTGGCGATATCTCGAAAGAAAATCTCGACTCTCTTGTGAAAGAGGCAGAAGGACTTCCGGGGAAGGTTGATCCCTACGTTTTGAACGTGACCGACAGGGATCAGATAAAAGAAGTCGTGGAAAAAGTCGTTCAAAAGTACGGTCGAATCGATGTTCTGGTGAACAATGCGGGAATAACAAGGGATGCGCTTCTTGTGAGGATGAAAGAAGAAGACTGGGATGCGGTAATAAACGTGAATCTGAAGGGTGTTTTCAACGTGACTCAGATGGTGGTGCCCTACATGATCAAACAGAGGAACGGTTCGATCGTGAACGTCTCCTCTGTCGTTGGAATATACGGGAATCCCGGTCAGACGAATTACGCGGCGTCGAAGGCGGGAGTCATAGGGATGACCAAGACGTGGGCGAAGGAACTCGCTGGAAGAAACATCAGGGTGAACGCTGTGGCACCCGGATTCATAGAAACCCCCATGACCGAAAAACTTCCAGAAAAAGCACGTGAAGCAGCCCTTTCCAGAATACCGCTGGGAAGGTTTGGGAAGCCAGAAGAGGTGGCGCAGGTTATACTCTTTCTCGCATCGGACGAGTCGAGTTACGTCACCGGACAGGTGATAGGAATAGATGGGGGCCTCGTGATCTGAGGCCCCTCATCTTCTGAAGACTTCCACTCCGTCTATGTAAACCCTTTCCACCACGGATTTCATATCGAACGGATGTCCGCTCCAGACCACAAGATCCGCGTCCTTTCCAGGTTCAATGGAACCGATTCTATCTTCGAGGCCGAGGATCTTAGCAGGATTCACCGTCAGGATCTTCAGCAGATCTTCTTCCTTTGCACCGTACCTCATGGCAGTTGCCGCCTGAACGGTTGCAAACTCGAGAGGAATCACCGGGTGATCACACATCAAGGCTATAAGAACCCCATCTTTCAGGAGTTTTGCGATAGTTTCCATCGTCAGATCTTTCAGTTCCAGCTTTGTTCTGAAGGTGAGGAGTGGTCCCACAACGACGGGTATCTTTTTCTCCGCTAGCACCTTAGAAATCTTGTACGCTTCCGTTCCGTGTTCTATGACGAGGTTGAAACCGAACTCCTCTGCTATTCTGATGGCGGTGAGGATGTCGTCCGCTCGGTGGGCGTGCATCCTGGCAGGAATTTTCTTTCTGAGGACCATCTCGCCGACTTCCATTTTCAGGTCGGTTTCGGTGAATTCTTTTCCTTCTTTCTGGGCGAGTTCCTTTTTCTTCATGTAATTCTTCACTTTAGTGAAGTAGTCTCTGATCACTCCCGCTGTTCCCATTCTCGTTGAAGGAGTTTGTTTCCTCTCACCGTAGACCCTCTTTGGATTTTCTCCGAACGCCATCTTCAAACCTGCGGGATCCTTCACAACGCACTCTTCCACAATTATGGACCTGAACTTTATCACACTTCCCTGTCCACCCACCGGGTTGGCGCTTCCAGGAACGATCATCACGGATGTGACTCCACCGGCAAGAGCCCGCTCTATGGCCGGATCCTGCGGATTGAAACCATCGAGTGCTTTCACATGCGGTGTGACGGGATCCGTAGCTTCGTTTCCATCACTGTAATAGTACCCTACTCCTTCCTCAAAGAGCCCGATGTGGGAGTGCGCGTCGATGAAACCAGGAAACAGGAATTTTCCCGTCAGATCAACGATTTCCGCGTCGGGATCTTCTATGTTTTCTCCCAACTTTTCCACTTTTCCGTTCGAGACAAGCACATCTCCTTTGAAGGGTCTGGAAGTTATGGGAAAGACCGTGGCGTTTTTAAAGAGAATCTTCACACTCATCCCTCCCCTTTTGGTTCGCTTCACGAACTATTTTAACACGTTCCAGACTGGAAAACACCATGGAGATCAAAAGGAGGATTGCCCCTAAAAGCTGTTTCCCTGCCATCGTCTCGCCCAGCATGAAATAAGAAACAACTGCTGCGAAAACAGGTTCTCCCAGGAAAACAATCGCAGACACGTTGTTTCCAAGCGCTTTTTGGTATTTTGCCTGAAGGTAGATGGCCAGAATGGTGGCCGCAAGAGCGGTGAAGACAGCACTTCCAACAGCTGGGAGTGTGAAGTTCCAGTTCTTCCAGAAAACATTCAGTATCAGGTTCAAAATCCCCACTACCAGAAACTGTGGAAAGAGGAGATCCACTTCTTTGACTCGCTTTGAGAACATCGTTATCAGGACAACGTGCAAGGCAAAGCTCACCGCACAGATCAAGGTGAGAAAGTCCCCGAAGTTGAAGCCTTTGATTCCACCTGAGATCATGTAAAGTCCCAGGCTTGCGACAAAAAAGGAAACGATCTGGAATATCGTTGGAATTTCTCTCTCCAGAAGATACGCAAAGACCGGAACGAAAACGATGTACATCGATGTGATGAAACCGCTCTTCGTGGAGGTGGTGATCGTGAGTCCCCACGTTTGTGTGGTATAGGCAATTCCCAGGAGTGTTCCAAGGATCGATCCGTACTTGACGTTCCCCTTTCCAAATAGAAAATAAGAAACCAGTGCTGCGATGAAGAATCTAACGGCGATATAAAAGGTGGGAGAGACTCCCACCAGTACGATCTTCTGTATAGGAAATGTCGATCCCCAGATGAACGCAACGAAGAGTAAACTGAAGAGTGCCTTTACCAATCTTCACCACCCGCTTCTCACTGTGAATTCGAATTCTTTTTCTGAATTGGCCGGAACGATCAATTCGAAAACGATCTGGTCTGAAGTTTCTTTCAACGGTTTGATGGAAAATCTGAGCAGTCTCAGCATATTTCCGTAGACGTTGATTCTCACCTTCGATTCTGTTTCGTTCAGGTTCTGAACGGTCACTCTCCAAGTCCTTTCGTATTCGTATGTGTCTTTGTAGTTTCTTTCGTCCAGAATCTCTCCTCTCACGCGAACGTCCCAGGAGTCCGTTACGGGAAGCTCCAGAAGGGAGTTTTTCGGAGTGTCGGGGATGCTTGTTTCCCCGATCATTATATCCACACCGGAAATGTTAGAGAATATGCTCACCGTGCCTCCCGGAAGATCCACAGGAGTCTTGAAACTTCTCGTGAAGGTGGTTTTCTGATAATCGAAACTCGAGTCATTCACTGCAAAAGAGTACGAGTAGTACTCGTTAGTGATGGGCAAATTCGTTTCTATGAGATTCACAACAGGGGATTTGTCCAGATCTTTCAACTTGCCGAGGTGATAAACCTTGACTTCCTCAGACTCGTGTTCTTCGGGCATTTCTCTTGAGGCCGAAACGCTGAGGTACATCCCTTTCCAAATGGAAGTTTCCCCAGCGGGCCTGGAAATTAAAAAAACATCCGCGCTTTCCACACCAGAGACCGATAGAAAGGCGTTTCCTGTGAGAGTATCTTCGAAGAGATAGTACCTGACGTTCCAGCTTCCTGAGGAACGCAGAAGCAAAGTTACCTTTCCCTGTCCGTTCATCACGAGTTTCCGACCGATCTGGGGTTCTTCGTATTCCAGAACAAGCCACTTTTTCAACGCGGAGTTGTATACGTAGTACTTCGTGTCTTTTTTCAAAACGAGAGGAGAAGTACTTATCACTTCGAACTGTGAGGGAGGTTCGTCCACCGCTTTGACGGTTTTTCCTTTTATAATTTCTTCCCAGGAAGGTTCTTTTTCCGAAACCACGTACCAGCTTTTTGCTCCGATTACATCCATCACGTCCCATCCCTGAGGAACGGAGATGGTTTCTGTACCGCTCACGGATAAACTTTCCATGAGGATCGCACTGTCCTGAAAAAGAATGAGAACGGGTGCTGCAAAGATCGTTGTCGATGCGAATAAAAGAAACAACAAGCTTCTCATAATTTTCACCTCCTCCTGAAGATTCTATCACCCGGGGTTAAAATATCCTGAGAGGTGATTCGAGATGAAGGTGATCTTTTTTGAGAACGACGAAGAACTCCTGAGAGAAGCTTTGAACATCAGAAGAAAGGTTTTCATAGAAGAGCAGGGAGTTCCTGAGGAAGAAGAACTCGATGGGAAAGATCCTGAGAGTGTTCACGTGCTTCTCGAAAAGGAAGGAAAATTCATAGGAACCGCAAGGATAAGAAAGATCGATGATGGAACGTTCAAGATAGAACGTGTGGCGATTCTGAAGGAAGAAAGAGGAAAGGGATACGGAAGATTTCTCATGGAGAGTGTGGAAAGAGAGCTTTTCTCTAAAGGAGTTCGAAAAATCGTTTTAAACGCTCAAATCCAGGTGAGAGAGTTCTACGAGAGACTCGGTTACAGGGCGGAAGGAGAGATCTTCTACGAAGCGAACATTCCGCACTTGAGGATGGTGAAGGTGGTGAAACGGTGAAGGTAACTCCCCTCATGGAACAGTACCTGAGAATAAAAGAACAGTACAAAGATTCCATTCTGCTGTTTCGTCTGGGAGATTTTTACGAGGCGTTTTTCGAAGACGCAAAGATCGTTTCAAAGGTTCTGAACATAGTTCTCACAAGAAGGCAGGACGCTCCCATGGCGGGCATTCCGTACCACGCGCTGAACACCTACCTGAAAAAGCTCGTCGAAGCGGGCTACAAGGTGGCAATCTGCGATCAAATGGAAGAACCTTCGAAGTCGAAGAAATTGATCAGAAGGGAAGTCACGCGCGTTGTCACTCCTGGCTCTATCGTAGAGGATGAGTTTCTCAGCGAAACGAACAACTACATGGCCGTTGTTTCAGAAGAGAAGGGAAGGTACTGTACGGTTTTCTGTGATGTCTCGACAGGTGAGGTCCTGGTTCATGAAAGTTCAGACGAACAGGAAACGTTGGACCTGCTGAAGAATTACTCCATTTCCCAGATCGTTTGTTCAGAGCACCTGAAATCTTCTTTGAAGGAACGCTTTCCAGGTGTTTACACAGAATCCATAAGTGAGTGGTATTTCTCCGATCTGGAAGAAGTGGAAAAAGCCTACAATCTGAAGGACATTCATCATTTCGAACTTTCACCCCTTGCGCTGAAGATCCTTGCAGCACTTATAAAGTATGTCAAGTACACGATGATCACGGAAGATCTGAATCTGAAACCCCCTCTTCTCATCTCCCAGAGAGACTACATGATACTCGATTCCGCAACGGTGGAAAATCTTTCTTTGATTCCCGGTGACAGGGGAAAGAATCTTTTCGATGTGCTGAACAACACGGAAACTCCTATGGGGGCTCGTCTTTTGAAAAAGTGGATTCTCCACCCTCTGGTCGACAGAAAGCAGATCGAAGAAAGGCTCGAGGCTGTGGAAAGACTGGTGAACGACAGGGTGAGCCTGGAGGAGATGAGGAACTTTCTTTCGAACATGAGGGATGTGGAGCGGATCGTTTCGCGGGTGGAATACAACAGATCCGTTCCCAGGGACTTAGTGGCACTCAGAGAGACACTGGAGATCATTCCGAAACTGAACGAAATTCTTTCAAACTTCGGTGTGTTCAATAAACTCGCTTTCCCGGAAGAACTGGTTGATCTGCTTCGAAGAGCCATCGAAGATGATCCGCTGGGAAGCCCCGGCGAGGGAAAGGTTATAAAGAGAGGATTCTCATCTGAACTCGATGAATACAGGGATCTTCTGGAACATGCCGAAGAGAGGCTCAAAAAGTTCGAAGAGAAGGAGAGAGAAAGAACGGGTATCCAAAAACTGCGGGTTGGATACAACCAGGTCTTTGGTTACTACATAGAGGTGACGAAAGCGAATCTGGACAAGATTCCCGATGATTACGAAAGAAAACAAACACTCGTCAATTCTGAAAGATTTATCACACCTGAATTGAAGGAATTCGAGACAAAGATAATGGCCGCTAAAGAGAGGATAGAAGAAATGGAAAAGGAACTCTTCAAAAGCGTGTGTGAGGAGGTGAAAAAGCACAAAGAAGTTCTCCTCAAGCTCTCAGAGGATCTGGCAAAGATGGATGTGCTTTCGACATTGGCCTACGATGCTATCCTGTACAACTACACAAAACCCGTCTTTTCAGAAGACAGACTGGAGATCAAAGGTGGAAGACACCCGGTCGTTGAAAGGTTCACACAGAATTTTGTTGAAAACGATATTTACATGGACAACGAGAAGAGATTTGTGGTAATAACGGGTCCCAACATGAGCGGGAAGTCCACTTTCATCAGACAGGTGGGTCTCATATCCCTCATGGCGCAGATAGGATCGTTTGTGCCGGCGCAGAAGGCGATTCTTCCCGTGTTCGACAGGATTTTCACGCGAATGGGTGCCAGAGACGATCTCGCTGGTGGTAGAAGTACGTTCCTTGTCGAGATGAACGAGATGGCACTC
Proteins encoded in this window:
- a CDS encoding V-type ATP synthase subunit I; protein product: MQEKLSAFSIIAPVDESERLLKRILDTESVEMIPLESIFEEETLNLLRTPDHTFYDDIYSKFMNLYEMIGETPSPEPQNVDISKMNISLKDVNAFIEKVLPVVETLHRKMNDLKQEREKKTKDLEIVERLRMIDVNLKDLRESEFFRYHFGNIGNDYVERLKESVKDEDVLILEVAVEEEKTWLFVIHRKELDLESTLTTAGFVEYSLSESYSGTPSEISLQLEDELKVLDSEIEILNSTIRREFYKNRRLVKNYFEYIYILKNIHDLLQKTKSTENFLVISGWTTHQNLEEMKRFLESNPRMVLLSCQPNTKPPTLLKNRGFFKHFESITRMFGIPSSDEIDPTPFVAIMFLAFFGMMFGDVGHGLVLALFGFGLYWRLKNDLLYVIGSAGVSSSIFGMLYGSVFGYEIIPSIWKRPMENINYFLAFSIYIGIATITFAMILNIVNNLKNREKRELLFNHNGILGLLFYWIAVVSVLIFFMNGSFPRFGLISMGVLVGVMYVYSFIFTEAPLSERIVQAFFEVFEILISYFSNTLSFVRLGAFALNHAGLFLAFYTMAKMAKNPVVTFVILFLGNIIIIGLEGLVVFIQTLRLEFYEFFTRFFKDSGREFNPERYKL
- a CDS encoding GNAT family N-acetyltransferase, translating into MKVIFFENDEELLREALNIRRKVFIEEQGVPEEEELDGKDPESVHVLLEKEGKFIGTARIRKIDDGTFKIERVAILKEERGKGYGRFLMESVERELFSKGVRKIVLNAQIQVREFYERLGYRAEGEIFYEANIPHLRMVKVVKR
- a CDS encoding V-type ATPase subunit codes for the protein MEELWKVLEKTEYRVPLENAYRNYQTSGKVYYLLNALDLWYFLTMKRKLSGSSFCTEGIRDLFYLQIDMTNIEWIYRARLLFKLQPSEVLNLLIPLRGLLERQLFVELSNVSSTEEFLKKLSQTPYGKFFKDVKEDDLPFVLERICDRILLDKARRLSNNLQNGCDVAGGYVYIREYEYKDLVTIIETKRYSLSFEEAKGYLVTFEE
- a CDS encoding V0D/AC39 family V-type ATPase subunit, which translates into the protein MKLMGLSAKVKAMKSKMLTKEDFKNLMKTNSVIEIADYLKQHTHYQRFLKDVDVSKIHRRDLEILLRGAIVHDLYRIYFYLPYDIRKIFFMFEKRFEIENVKFIIRIVHSGYFENLSESKLYPLYHIKCR
- a CDS encoding DMT family transporter, with product MVKALFSLLFVAFIWGSTFPIQKIVLVGVSPTFYIAVRFFIAALVSYFLFGKGNVKYGSILGTLLGIAYTTQTWGLTITTSTKSGFITSMYIVFVPVFAYLLEREIPTIFQIVSFFVASLGLYMISGGIKGFNFGDFLTLICAVSFALHVVLITMFSKRVKEVDLLFPQFLVVGILNLILNVFWKNWNFTLPAVGSAVFTALAATILAIYLQAKYQKALGNNVSAIVFLGEPVFAAVVSYFMLGETMAGKQLLGAILLLISMVFSSLERVKIVREANQKGRDECEDSL
- the fabG gene encoding 3-oxoacyl-[acyl-carrier-protein] reductase, whose amino-acid sequence is MRLEGKVCLITGAASGIGKATTLLFAQEGATAIAGDISKENLDSLVKEAEGLPGKVDPYVLNVTDRDQIKEVVEKVVQKYGRIDVLVNNAGITRDALLVRMKEEDWDAVINVNLKGVFNVTQMVVPYMIKQRNGSIVNVSSVVGIYGNPGQTNYAASKAGVIGMTKTWAKELAGRNIRVNAVAPGFIETPMTEKLPEKAREAALSRIPLGRFGKPEEVAQVILFLASDESSYVTGQVIGIDGGLVI
- a CDS encoding metallophosphoesterase family protein; translation: MIGIVITMIGLSVLKVLDTYLFVVPEKDLVYQNISSVEKENLKDDFTFIVFGDNKNSISTFSKLIDAVNREQNAAFAVNTGDMVFDGSLFKWELYLEQLRRFKIPVLPVPGNHDLADDPGNYLKIFGPLYYSFHTGNSYFIVLNNANEKYVDAYQLEWLKKELEKSQSYRYRFVFMHVPVYDPRKEKQPGHSMKDLENAQTLLNILKEYNVTMVFAGHIHGYFRGEWNGVSYIITGGAGAELFGTDPEHYFYHFIRVHVSPTGVKYDVIKLPTPGFNMIDRTVHTLWIYTYSFVIQNYWIVLLGTGLFALSAIVLSGKEREVGKFLMRRRLVRFAVKLWRFFGNYGRGRS
- a CDS encoding amidohydrolase, which gives rise to MSVKILFKNATVFPITSRPFKGDVLVSNGKVEKLGENIEDPDAEIVDLTGKFLFPGFIDAHSHIGLFEEGVGYYYSDGNEATDPVTPHVKALDGFNPQDPAIERALAGGVTSVMIVPGSANPVGGQGSVIKFRSIIVEECVVKDPAGLKMAFGENPKRVYGERKQTPSTRMGTAGVIRDYFTKVKNYMKKKELAQKEGKEFTETDLKMEVGEMVLRKKIPARMHAHRADDILTAIRIAEEFGFNLVIEHGTEAYKISKVLAEKKIPVVVGPLLTFRTKLELKDLTMETIAKLLKDGVLIALMCDHPVIPLEFATVQAATAMRYGAKEEDLLKILTVNPAKILGLEDRIGSIEPGKDADLVVWSGHPFDMKSVVERVYIDGVEVFRR
- the mutS gene encoding DNA mismatch repair protein MutS, whose product is MKVTPLMEQYLRIKEQYKDSILLFRLGDFYEAFFEDAKIVSKVLNIVLTRRQDAPMAGIPYHALNTYLKKLVEAGYKVAICDQMEEPSKSKKLIRREVTRVVTPGSIVEDEFLSETNNYMAVVSEEKGRYCTVFCDVSTGEVLVHESSDEQETLDLLKNYSISQIVCSEHLKSSLKERFPGVYTESISEWYFSDLEEVEKAYNLKDIHHFELSPLALKILAALIKYVKYTMITEDLNLKPPLLISQRDYMILDSATVENLSLIPGDRGKNLFDVLNNTETPMGARLLKKWILHPLVDRKQIEERLEAVERLVNDRVSLEEMRNFLSNMRDVERIVSRVEYNRSVPRDLVALRETLEIIPKLNEILSNFGVFNKLAFPEELVDLLRRAIEDDPLGSPGEGKVIKRGFSSELDEYRDLLEHAEERLKKFEEKERERTGIQKLRVGYNQVFGYYIEVTKANLDKIPDDYERKQTLVNSERFITPELKEFETKIMAAKERIEEMEKELFKSVCEEVKKHKEVLLKLSEDLAKMDVLSTLAYDAILYNYTKPVFSEDRLEIKGGRHPVVERFTQNFVENDIYMDNEKRFVVITGPNMSGKSTFIRQVGLISLMAQIGSFVPAQKAILPVFDRIFTRMGARDDLAGGRSTFLVEMNEMALILLKSTEKSLVLLDEVGRGTSTQDGVSIAWAISEELIKRGCKVLFATHFTELTELEKHFPQVQNKTILVKEEGKNVIFTHKVVDGVADRSYGIEVAKIAGIPDRVINRAYEILERNFKNHTKKNGKSNRFSQQIPLFPV